Proteins encoded within one genomic window of Prauserella marina:
- a CDS encoding bifunctional PIG-L family deacetylase/class I SAM-dependent methyltransferase, producing the protein MNDPLPFDLRDIRTATVVAAHPDDETLGAAGFLQRLHSEGVSVSLVVATDGEAAFPRSDHRLRKQLGELRRAELTDSLTRLGIGDVEPLWLGLPDSGLSEHAATLTGELRVLLRDSDVCLAPWPGDPHPDHREAGLATLHAAPDNARCLSYPIWMWHQLSPHDSGIPWHRAVRYALTGAERTAKAKAISAFVSQTTPGPHGEEPILPPEVLAHFEGEEELFFHERPGRSASARRFAELYRASPDPWKTETRWYERRKRSVALSSLPLPHYGTIIEPACGNGNLTRELAARCDRLLAFDPVPDAVAAARTATSGMSHVDIDVATLPEGLTGQADLLVLSEILYYLGDADLAETIARSATVSRRGGHVLAVHWKPWAPDAPRDGWDAHRRLLTHPGFEPLVAHDDEEFLLHVLQRR; encoded by the coding sequence ATGAACGATCCGCTTCCCTTCGACCTCCGTGACATCAGGACCGCCACTGTCGTCGCGGCCCATCCCGACGACGAAACCCTTGGTGCCGCCGGGTTTCTCCAGCGCCTGCATTCCGAGGGAGTGTCCGTTTCGCTCGTGGTCGCCACCGACGGTGAGGCCGCGTTTCCCCGCTCGGATCACCGGCTGCGCAAGCAGCTCGGCGAGCTGCGCCGTGCCGAGCTCACCGACTCCCTCACCCGTCTCGGCATCGGCGACGTGGAGCCGCTGTGGCTCGGCCTTCCCGACTCCGGCTTGAGTGAGCACGCCGCCACCCTCACCGGCGAGCTCCGTGTGCTGCTGCGCGACAGCGACGTCTGCCTGGCTCCGTGGCCCGGAGATCCGCACCCCGATCACAGGGAAGCCGGGTTGGCGACGCTGCACGCGGCGCCGGACAACGCACGGTGTCTTTCGTATCCGATCTGGATGTGGCACCAGCTTTCGCCGCACGATTCCGGGATTCCCTGGCATCGCGCCGTCCGGTACGCGCTGACCGGTGCCGAACGAACCGCGAAGGCCAAGGCGATCTCGGCGTTCGTCTCGCAGACCACGCCGGGGCCACACGGTGAGGAACCGATCCTGCCACCCGAGGTGCTCGCCCACTTCGAAGGTGAAGAGGAGCTCTTCTTCCACGAGCGGCCAGGACGATCGGCGTCCGCGCGGCGATTCGCCGAGCTGTACCGGGCTTCGCCGGACCCGTGGAAAACCGAAACCCGGTGGTACGAACGACGCAAACGCTCGGTCGCGCTGTCATCACTTCCCCTGCCGCACTACGGCACGATCATCGAACCCGCCTGTGGGAACGGAAACCTGACCCGCGAACTCGCGGCACGCTGCGACCGGCTGCTCGCCTTCGACCCCGTCCCCGACGCGGTCGCGGCGGCGAGGACAGCGACCTCCGGAATGTCCCATGTGGACATCGACGTCGCCACGCTACCGGAGGGACTGACCGGGCAGGCCGATCTCCTGGTACTCAGCGAGATCCTGTATTACCTCGGCGACGCCGACCTGGCCGAGACCATCGCGCGTTCGGCCACCGTGTCGCGTCGAGGCGGTCATGTACTGGCCGTGCACTGGAAACCGTGGGCGCCGGACGCGCCGCGCGACGGCTGGGACGCCCACCGCAGGTTGCTCACCCACCCCGGTTTCGAACCGCTCGTCGCGCACGACGACGAGGAATTCCTACTGCACGTACTCCAGCGGCGATGA
- a CDS encoding glycosyltransferase, whose protein sequence is MIAAIGVVIPARDEESTVGACIGAVVRALRRLPPWIEKTVCLVADRCSDNTAEAATAALRGAWAGTVLRSEHTRSVGNVRALGTRRCLSLLRNADPARTLLLSTDADSLVAPDWALAHLGRANEGHHAVAGVAELLDSGELGARALRRYRGVLDDAAGPEGHGNVYGANLGVRADAYLAVGGFAPLPTGEDHDLWGRLGLAGFRRCYDRKARVLTSARVTGRAPEGLAALLDRLSAR, encoded by the coding sequence ATGATCGCCGCGATCGGCGTGGTGATTCCCGCCAGAGACGAGGAGTCCACCGTCGGCGCGTGTATCGGCGCCGTCGTGCGAGCGTTGCGGCGGCTGCCCCCGTGGATCGAGAAGACGGTGTGTCTCGTCGCGGACCGCTGTTCCGACAACACCGCGGAGGCCGCGACGGCGGCCCTGCGTGGCGCGTGGGCCGGCACGGTGTTGCGGTCGGAGCACACGCGCAGCGTCGGCAACGTACGGGCGCTCGGTACGCGTCGTTGCCTTTCGCTGCTGCGGAACGCCGATCCCGCCAGGACACTGCTCTTGAGCACCGACGCCGACAGCCTCGTCGCGCCCGACTGGGCGCTGGCTCATCTCGGCAGGGCGAACGAGGGGCATCACGCGGTCGCGGGAGTGGCGGAACTGCTGGATTCCGGCGAACTGGGCGCGCGGGCGCTGCGCCGGTACCGAGGCGTGCTCGACGACGCGGCCGGACCGGAGGGACACGGCAACGTCTACGGCGCGAACCTGGGTGTGCGAGCGGACGCCTACCTCGCCGTCGGCGGTTTCGCGCCGCTACCCACCGGCGAAGACCACGACTTGTGGGGCCGGTTGGGGCTGGCCGGTTTCCGTCGCTGTTACGACCGGAAAGCAAGGGTGCTCACCAGCGCGCGAGTGACCGGAAGGGCTCCGGAGGGACTGGCAGCCCTGCTCGACCGGTTGTCGGCCCGCTGA